Proteins found in one Falsirhodobacter algicola genomic segment:
- a CDS encoding SixA phosphatase family protein, giving the protein MPRLVLIRHAKSGWDDPCLTDHQRPLAPRGQEAAPKIGAWLAAQGVMPDEVLCSDACRTRQSWDLIAPHLGDVVPALVPALYHAGPDVILRHLRGATGQCVVIVGHNPGIGEFAGMILRTLPDHAAFAAYPTAATLIADLPGDGWGAASYGSATPVAFTVPRDL; this is encoded by the coding sequence ATGCCGCGGCTTGTCCTGATCCGCCATGCCAAATCGGGTTGGGACGATCCCTGCCTGACCGACCATCAGCGCCCCCTCGCCCCACGCGGGCAGGAGGCCGCGCCCAAGATCGGCGCATGGCTGGCGGCGCAGGGGGTGATGCCGGACGAGGTTCTGTGCTCGGATGCCTGCCGGACACGGCAAAGCTGGGATCTGATCGCCCCGCATCTGGGCGATGTGGTGCCGGCGCTGGTGCCTGCCCTCTATCATGCGGGGCCGGACGTGATCCTGCGCCACCTGCGCGGCGCCACTGGGCAATGCGTGGTGATCGTCGGGCACAATCCGGGCATCGGCGAGTTTGCGGGGATGATCCTGCGCACACTGCCGGACCACGCGGCCTTCGCCGCCTACCCCACGGCCGCAACGCTGATCGCGGATCTGCCCGGCGACGGCTGGGGCGCGGCGAGCTACGGCTCTGCCACGCCCGTCGCCTTCACGGTGCCGCGCGATCTCTGA